One Jeotgalibaca porci genomic region harbors:
- a CDS encoding Ig-like domain-containing protein: MNRIGKYVGIALLLFNHVSPLAVWASETEDEVQSSTSEAVESSVDTVEVLSESSEEISAEVESEIVSIEITNTTSPLSIGEKFKLEYTVETQGTPEMTYDWISSNPEIVSVDKEGNIEALGSGKATITLSVGDKEASVLLVVQPEITTIQINEIDLQLNVAETGQLSYVVSPSTAAETKEAVWSSSQSDVVSVDANGLITAVKEGVATVTVTIGAFTDSVTVTVNNPLPVFEIQMNKEKVLLGASETEKVHLVYSNLDERVKSLPISWSSSDNNVATIGSDGTIRAQSVGETTIIAKVEGKTATVNVVVSDPSVIYSTHIQSVGWQGEKKDGELSGTEGEAKRLEAIKVSIENLPFKGGVEYQTHVQSFGWMNWEQNGQLSGTEGLAKRLEGIRIKLTGEVSEYYDIYYRVHAQSYGWLDWAKNGEAAGTEGLAKRLEAIEIQLVKKGEVAPGSTATPYVYSNPVVSYTTHVQKQGWKNYVTNGEMSGTSGEALRLEAVKLNVSDLAYTGGIEYRTNIQSQGWQDWKSNNELSGTEGLGLRLEAIGIRLTGKLAENYDVYYRVHSQKFGWLDWAKNGESAGTVGLDLRLESLEVLVVKKGDKAPGNTKRPYVFSNPSVNYTTHVQKVGWQRTVSNGQMSGTSGQSLRLEGILINTFTQSLTGSIQYRTHVQKEGWQDWKENWEISGTQGKARRLEAVEIRLTDEMAQFYDVYYRVHAQSYGWLDWAKNGESAGTEGLAKRLEGIEIKLVRKGEKAPGSTIRSYVKK, translated from the coding sequence ATGAATAGAATAGGTAAGTATGTAGGTATTGCATTATTGTTATTCAATCATGTTTCACCATTGGCCGTTTGGGCATCAGAAACGGAGGATGAAGTGCAATCATCTACAAGTGAGGCTGTTGAAAGTTCAGTAGATACGGTTGAGGTTTTGTCTGAAAGTAGTGAAGAGATAAGTGCTGAAGTTGAATCGGAAATTGTAAGTATAGAAATTACGAATACTACTTCGCCCTTAAGCATTGGTGAGAAGTTCAAACTAGAATACACAGTTGAAACACAAGGTACGCCTGAAATGACATATGACTGGATTTCTAGCAATCCGGAGATTGTTTCCGTCGATAAAGAAGGTAATATTGAAGCGCTTGGGTCTGGGAAAGCGACAATTACTTTGAGTGTTGGCGATAAAGAGGCTAGTGTCTTACTTGTTGTTCAACCTGAAATAACTACTATTCAAATTAACGAGATAGATTTACAATTAAATGTAGCAGAGACTGGTCAACTCAGCTATGTGGTTTCCCCATCTACTGCTGCTGAAACAAAAGAGGCAGTATGGAGCAGTAGTCAATCAGACGTTGTATCAGTTGATGCAAATGGTTTGATTACAGCAGTAAAAGAAGGAGTCGCAACAGTAACCGTTACAATCGGAGCGTTTACTGATTCTGTTACGGTAACTGTTAATAACCCTTTACCTGTATTCGAAATACAAATGAATAAAGAAAAAGTTTTACTTGGAGCTAGTGAAACTGAGAAAGTTCACTTAGTTTATTCAAATCTAGATGAGCGTGTAAAAAGTTTACCGATTAGTTGGAGCAGCAGCGACAATAACGTTGCTACAATAGGTTCAGACGGAACAATTCGTGCACAATCAGTTGGAGAAACAACAATTATTGCAAAAGTTGAAGGTAAAACAGCAACAGTAAATGTAGTGGTGTCGGATCCGAGTGTCATCTATTCCACACATATTCAAAGTGTCGGATGGCAGGGTGAGAAAAAAGATGGCGAGTTAAGCGGAACTGAGGGTGAAGCCAAGCGACTAGAGGCCATCAAAGTTTCAATCGAGAATTTACCATTTAAAGGCGGAGTAGAGTATCAAACGCATGTCCAAAGCTTTGGCTGGATGAATTGGGAACAAAATGGACAGCTAAGTGGAACGGAAGGCCTGGCTAAACGTTTAGAAGGAATTCGAATTAAACTCACTGGAGAAGTATCTGAATACTATGATATTTACTACCGTGTACATGCACAAAGCTATGGGTGGTTAGATTGGGCCAAAAATGGTGAAGCTGCGGGAACAGAAGGTTTAGCGAAACGTCTTGAAGCAATTGAAATTCAGTTGGTTAAAAAGGGTGAAGTAGCTCCTGGAAGTACCGCTACGCCTTATGTTTACAGTAACCCGGTTGTAAGCTATACGACTCACGTTCAGAAACAAGGCTGGAAAAACTATGTAACCAATGGTGAAATGAGTGGTACAAGCGGAGAAGCCTTAAGATTAGAAGCAGTGAAATTGAATGTTTCTGATTTAGCTTATACAGGTGGGATTGAATATCGTACAAATATTCAATCGCAAGGATGGCAAGATTGGAAATCAAATAATGAATTGAGCGGAACAGAAGGTTTAGGATTGCGCTTAGAAGCAATAGGTATTCGATTAACGGGTAAACTTGCAGAAAACTATGATGTTTACTATCGTGTTCACTCACAAAAGTTTGGTTGGTTAGACTGGGCTAAAAACGGAGAATCTGCTGGTACGGTTGGATTAGATTTACGTTTAGAAAGCCTGGAAGTACTAGTTGTTAAAAAAGGAGATAAAGCCCCTGGGAATACGAAACGACCATATGTGTTTAGTAATCCGAGTGTGAACTATACAACCCATGTACAAAAAGTTGGTTGGCAACGAACAGTTTCCAATGGGCAAATGAGTGGTACCTCAGGACAAAGCTTGCGTCTGGAAGGAATTTTGATTAATACCTTCACTCAATCCCTGACTGGGAGTATTCAATACCGTACGCACGTCCAAAAAGAAGGTTGGCAAGATTGGAAAGAGAATTGGGAAATCAGTGGTACTCAAGGAAAAGCGCGACGCTTAGAAGCGGTAGAAATCCGTCTCACTGATGAAATGGCTCAGTTCTACGATGTTTACTACCGAGTTCACGCACAAAGCTATGGTTGGTTAGATTGGGCTAAGAATGGTGAATCTGCAGGGACTGAAGGCTTAGCCAAACGTCTAGAAGGTATCGAAATTAAACTAGTAAGAAAAGGTGAAAAAGCACCTGGAAGTACTATTAGAAGCTATGTGAAAAAATAG
- a CDS encoding LTA synthase family protein, whose protein sequence is MELQKTLKNSAITIIVGAIISILSVFILQFIYFGYDFERTIVFFDYQTRLNLLQSAVVFVLFLWFYFLTTSKLITSVLILITSIIIGIANEQKILFRSEPVYPSDVHFIKDIPFLFEMVDVKIGVIFIGLAFFILSVFIVYLKKRKKKSRNKFHYIFRISGLALTSLALLYVNQFNQPGNKVKDIFSSHAHWISYSQHNNYRDNGVVSGLLYNLKSPAVDKPVTYNRETIEEIYEKYAKVADSINEERSGLLEDYNLIFVMNETFSDPLLIDGIEISEDPIPFFREMSEQHLTGMSLSQGYGGGTANIEFEALTSISLEPLTPTITTPFIQLSNQISEFPKITDVAKKSGHFLTAIHPYNSSMYKRKDNYKALGFEKIIFEEDLKAIERIDQNNFISDKTAYTEVLETLTESNQKDFIHVVTMNNHKPHVNKYDQVEFKVEGAPYNLEVAHYAKGIQHSDKEFADFTKELDKHDEKTIVVFWGDHLPSFYGEYLFNLNGHLTMHETPLLFYTNFEGNKSDIGTISPIFFINHILEMTNSKVTPFTALLGQLEKVLPAFEKGIYLERETYQKTLREELRPSVQLTLKDYETILYDITTGKNYSKELGFY, encoded by the coding sequence ATGGAATTACAAAAAACATTAAAAAATAGTGCCATTACGATTATAGTAGGTGCTATTATTTCGATTTTATCAGTTTTTATCTTACAGTTTATCTATTTTGGTTATGACTTTGAAAGAACGATTGTATTTTTTGACTATCAAACACGTTTGAATTTACTACAATCAGCCGTAGTATTTGTCCTGTTTCTTTGGTTCTACTTCCTCACAACATCAAAATTAATTACTTCAGTACTAATTCTAATTACCTCGATAATAATTGGAATTGCGAATGAACAGAAGATATTATTTCGATCAGAACCTGTTTATCCATCAGATGTACATTTTATTAAAGATATACCTTTTTTATTTGAAATGGTAGATGTCAAAATAGGTGTGATATTTATCGGTCTGGCCTTCTTTATACTTAGTGTATTTATTGTTTACCTTAAAAAACGTAAAAAGAAATCACGAAATAAATTTCATTACATCTTCCGTATATCCGGCTTGGCATTAACTTCATTAGCATTGCTTTACGTGAACCAATTTAATCAGCCTGGAAATAAGGTAAAAGACATATTTAGTTCACACGCTCATTGGATATCCTATAGCCAACATAATAATTATCGTGATAACGGTGTAGTTTCGGGATTATTGTATAACCTAAAATCACCAGCTGTTGATAAACCAGTTACGTACAATAGAGAAACCATCGAAGAAATTTATGAAAAGTATGCCAAAGTCGCTGATTCAATTAACGAAGAACGAAGTGGCTTGCTCGAAGATTACAATCTGATTTTTGTAATGAATGAAACTTTTTCAGATCCGTTATTAATAGACGGAATCGAAATTTCGGAAGATCCTATTCCATTTTTTAGAGAAATGTCTGAACAACACTTAACCGGAATGTCATTATCGCAGGGGTATGGCGGAGGAACGGCCAATATCGAGTTTGAAGCATTAACAAGTATTTCACTTGAACCTTTAACCCCGACAATTACGACTCCTTTTATCCAATTAAGTAATCAGATATCTGAATTCCCTAAAATAACGGACGTAGCAAAGAAAAGTGGACATTTTTTGACTGCTATTCATCCTTATAACTCTTCCATGTATAAGAGAAAGGATAATTATAAAGCACTAGGATTTGAAAAGATAATATTCGAAGAAGATTTGAAAGCGATTGAACGCATTGATCAAAATAATTTTATTTCGGATAAAACTGCCTATACTGAAGTTTTAGAAACATTAACAGAAAGTAATCAAAAAGACTTTATACATGTAGTTACAATGAACAATCATAAGCCACATGTAAATAAATATGATCAGGTAGAATTTAAAGTAGAAGGAGCACCCTATAACCTAGAAGTTGCCCACTATGCAAAAGGTATTCAGCATAGTGACAAGGAATTTGCTGATTTTACAAAGGAATTAGATAAACATGATGAAAAAACAATCGTTGTATTTTGGGGGGATCACTTACCATCATTTTATGGAGAATATTTATTTAATCTGAACGGTCATTTAACGATGCATGAAACACCATTGCTTTTTTATACAAATTTTGAAGGAAATAAAAGCGATATTGGTACGATAAGTCCTATTTTCTTCATTAATCATATTCTTGAAATGACTAACTCCAAGGTTACGCCGTTTACAGCATTGTTAGGTCAACTTGAAAAAGTCTTGCCGGCATTTGAAAAAGGTATCTATCTAGAGAGGGAAACCTATCAAAAAACACTGCGTGAGGAACTCAGACCAAGTGTCCAACTGACACTTAAGGATTATGAGACAATCCTATACGATATTACAACTGGAAAAAACTATAGTAAAGAATTGGGCTTCTATTAA
- a CDS encoding glucosaminidase domain-containing protein: MLNKRKLFLSSSTVFITCNLLLSSIVPIFATEVTESESIQSSQDAELPEVVNESEELEAVSEDITNSESTETQDESLEVSEETDTVESVEEIEPVEVAETDESEPVVKAEELPEVVEGMNGFINDPDMTEETVGFEGEFGTLEEHNREDTYDLAMQLMYMDLEEKDIEPKLVASTSYTTSKSSSGITYVDDFINTIVPYAIEDSIRSGILPSITIAQGALESAWGLSGLTKQANNLFGIKDSNDWTGAIYNVVTAEYADPQKDSTGKVIKEGYWYEIVASFRKYSSWLGSIRDHGDFFTSTEWRKNNYRFVVGEKNYKKAAQALQDAGYATDPTYARKLISIIENYDLSKYDQVPVLSADYHVQKYGWLTKVGTELSLGHAGDDLRIEDFNFTFPNNANIGINYSAHIQKRGWINNITTGNNAGNIGKSMRMEAVKLNLTGEASKSFDIYYRVYSDTVGWSGWAKNGSPAGTEGYAKKIRSLEIKIAWKDEPPVSVGNNSFKIYSKPNVNYTSHVQSVGWMDWVDNGKRSGTMGRSLRLEGLKVYLSSQPYSGSITYQTHVQTYGWLPNVSDGSLTGTVGEKKRLEAVKINLTGTMAEEFDVYYRTHIQTYGWTGWAKNGQPSGSEGLARRLEAMEIKLVEKGGKAPGTTNRSFYK; the protein is encoded by the coding sequence ATGTTAAATAAGAGAAAGTTATTTTTGTCGTCGAGTACCGTTTTCATTACTTGTAATTTATTACTATCTTCAATAGTACCCATTTTTGCAACAGAAGTTACTGAATCTGAGAGTATTCAAAGTTCCCAGGATGCGGAACTTCCTGAGGTTGTAAATGAAAGTGAGGAATTAGAGGCTGTAAGTGAGGATATCACTAATAGTGAATCTACTGAAACACAAGATGAATCATTGGAAGTAAGCGAAGAGACTGATACAGTTGAGTCAGTTGAAGAAATTGAGCCGGTTGAAGTGGCTGAGACAGATGAGAGTGAACCAGTGGTTAAAGCTGAGGAACTACCTGAAGTAGTAGAAGGTATGAATGGCTTCATCAATGACCCAGACATGACTGAAGAAACAGTTGGATTTGAAGGAGAATTCGGTACATTAGAAGAACACAATCGTGAAGACACCTATGATTTGGCGATGCAACTCATGTATATGGACCTAGAAGAAAAGGATATAGAACCAAAATTAGTTGCTTCAACATCGTATACAACTTCGAAATCGTCTTCAGGTATAACTTACGTAGATGATTTTATTAATACCATTGTTCCATACGCAATTGAAGATAGTATTCGATCAGGTATTTTACCATCCATTACAATTGCGCAAGGGGCACTCGAATCTGCATGGGGACTAAGTGGATTAACCAAGCAGGCCAATAACCTATTTGGGATAAAAGATTCTAATGATTGGACTGGAGCAATTTATAATGTTGTAACCGCTGAGTACGCGGATCCTCAAAAAGATTCCACCGGAAAAGTTATTAAAGAAGGCTATTGGTATGAAATCGTAGCATCTTTTCGAAAATATAGCTCTTGGCTAGGCAGCATTCGTGATCATGGTGATTTCTTTACGAGTACAGAGTGGCGAAAAAACAATTATCGCTTTGTAGTTGGTGAAAAAAATTATAAGAAAGCAGCGCAAGCACTACAAGATGCCGGATATGCAACTGATCCAACATATGCTAGAAAATTAATCTCAATCATTGAGAACTATGACTTATCTAAGTACGATCAAGTTCCAGTCCTGAGCGCTGATTACCATGTACAAAAATATGGCTGGCTAACAAAAGTAGGAACAGAATTATCATTGGGTCATGCTGGGGATGATTTACGTATTGAAGATTTTAACTTTACATTCCCTAATAATGCCAATATAGGAATTAATTACTCCGCCCATATTCAAAAACGTGGATGGATAAATAATATAACAACTGGAAATAATGCTGGTAATATTGGTAAATCAATGCGAATGGAAGCAGTAAAATTAAATCTAACCGGTGAAGCTTCAAAAAGTTTTGATATTTATTACCGTGTCTATTCTGATACAGTTGGTTGGTCAGGATGGGCTAAAAATGGTTCTCCAGCGGGAACAGAGGGCTATGCTAAAAAAATCCGTTCACTTGAAATAAAAATAGCATGGAAAGACGAGCCACCAGTATCGGTTGGTAATAATTCTTTTAAAATTTATAGTAAACCCAATGTCAATTATACATCTCATGTTCAATCTGTCGGATGGATGGACTGGGTTGATAATGGGAAACGATCAGGAACAATGGGAAGATCACTTCGATTAGAAGGACTAAAAGTTTATCTTTCGTCTCAACCTTATAGTGGTTCAATTACATATCAGACGCATGTACAAACATACGGATGGCTACCGAATGTTTCTGACGGTAGTCTAACAGGTACAGTGGGTGAAAAGAAGAGATTAGAAGCTGTCAAAATTAATTTAACAGGCACAATGGCTGAAGAGTTTGATGTCTATTACCGTACACATATCCAGACGTATGGGTGGACAGGTTGGGCCAAGAACGGTCAACCATCTGGTTCAGAGGGCTTAGCACGTCGACTTGAAGCAATGGAAATTAAACTCGTTGAAAAAGGTGGCAAGGCACCGGGGACTACAAATAGAAGTTTTTATAAATAG
- a CDS encoding N-acetylmuramoyl-L-alanine amidase: MKIKKVATLVSTMLLVFSATLPTSVALASELDMQTEYVGEIQNTEIIPYMSLQYDGSEQVVHLSEETELHLLGWKDETKSQIIGKVKIIDANSQMLETEMYIDVNNERKEYVINEEQSIYLSANQAEVFAFQEYVPTENPIEEYKTIETDEKGKMRLQLVLVDEFGTIIEWQNHYKFLDASGEEITEEQYLLVDEEIEQVEIIEETPEVLQEDEVSEEIIEEEKTEEVSAEVIEEVETFSMARQATQQPSVVYSTHVQSKGWLPDVKNGLTTGTSGESKRIEALKVRIDGIKDLGVSYSTHVQSYGWLSPVSNYTMSGVEGESKRIEAIKINLTGAQAKNYDIYYRVHAEKFGWLDWAKNGQSAGTEGMARRVEAIEIKVVGKGGGAPTNTQNHFVETPHVAYTSYVGNTGWQNNVTNGAISGTEGVQKRIEAIKLGITTNSGLSVRYSAHLQKNGWMNWSPNNVINGLPGEGKRLEALKLELTGVNAGYFDIYYRVHAQKFGWLGWARNGEPAGTEGYGYRLEAYQVKVVPKGTWFNRGDKAFAKKDKTSVVYSTHVQKLGWLEPSKDGAINGTQERSLRLEALTIALNHDRYSGDITYSTHVQKNGWINPVSNGAVSGTTGEAKRLEALKINLDGEIAQYYDVYYRTYVQTFGWLGWAKNGMPAGSEGLGKRLESVEIKLIEKGHPAPKVSAEESFKHRKTVFLDIGHGGADPGAQYYGTKEKDLNLQIGRRIQRDLEKAGFAVIMSRTADTYMDFKTERSRVANNSGADIFISLHNNAMPGNGYVNGIETFYYEYDPDYEPKINKEMHNDPMRIVKSGVLAKAIHNNLIDYTGAYDRGVRRETFAVLRETALPAVLLEFGFMSNLNELQKLKSEAYQNKLSHAVSNGVKSYFTTY; this comes from the coding sequence ATGAAGATAAAGAAAGTTGCTACTCTTGTCAGTACAATGTTGTTGGTTTTTAGTGCTACTTTGCCTACATCTGTAGCCTTAGCAAGTGAATTGGATATGCAAACGGAGTATGTTGGGGAAATACAGAATACAGAAATTATTCCATATATGTCGCTACAATATGATGGTTCAGAACAAGTCGTTCACTTGTCAGAAGAAACAGAACTTCATTTATTAGGTTGGAAAGATGAAACCAAAAGTCAAATTATCGGTAAAGTCAAAATTATAGATGCGAATAGTCAGATGTTAGAAACAGAAATGTATATAGATGTAAATAACGAACGGAAAGAATACGTTATTAATGAAGAGCAATCTATATACTTATCAGCAAACCAAGCGGAAGTATTCGCATTTCAAGAATACGTTCCAACTGAAAATCCTATAGAAGAATATAAAACAATTGAAACAGATGAAAAAGGAAAAATGCGGCTACAACTTGTACTCGTTGATGAATTTGGAACAATTATTGAATGGCAAAATCATTACAAGTTTCTTGATGCGAGTGGCGAGGAAATTACTGAAGAACAGTATCTTCTGGTGGATGAAGAAATTGAGCAAGTAGAGATTATAGAGGAGACACCAGAAGTATTACAAGAAGATGAAGTTTCTGAAGAAATTATTGAAGAAGAAAAAACAGAAGAAGTGTCTGCCGAAGTAATAGAAGAAGTTGAAACATTTTCTATGGCCAGACAAGCAACACAGCAGCCATCCGTTGTCTATAGTACACATGTTCAATCTAAAGGCTGGTTACCGGATGTCAAGAATGGTTTAACCACGGGAACATCTGGAGAAAGCAAGCGAATTGAAGCTCTTAAAGTTCGTATAGATGGAATAAAAGATTTAGGAGTCAGTTATTCAACACACGTTCAATCATACGGATGGCTATCACCAGTATCCAATTATACTATGAGCGGAGTTGAAGGCGAATCGAAGCGAATCGAAGCCATTAAAATTAATTTAACAGGCGCACAAGCAAAGAATTACGATATTTACTACCGCGTTCATGCTGAAAAATTTGGTTGGCTTGATTGGGCTAAAAATGGCCAGTCGGCTGGAACAGAAGGTATGGCAAGACGGGTAGAAGCAATAGAAATTAAAGTGGTAGGAAAAGGTGGCGGAGCACCCACAAATACACAAAATCATTTTGTGGAAACCCCACATGTTGCTTACACTTCCTACGTCGGAAATACTGGTTGGCAGAATAATGTAACTAACGGAGCAATTAGTGGAACAGAGGGTGTCCAAAAAAGAATTGAAGCTATTAAATTGGGTATTACTACTAACTCGGGACTGTCAGTACGTTATTCCGCTCATTTACAAAAGAATGGCTGGATGAATTGGTCGCCTAATAATGTCATTAATGGATTGCCAGGTGAAGGGAAGCGTCTCGAAGCCTTGAAGCTAGAGCTGACAGGTGTAAATGCTGGATACTTCGATATTTATTACCGCGTTCATGCCCAAAAGTTCGGCTGGTTAGGATGGGCAAGAAATGGTGAACCAGCAGGAACTGAAGGTTATGGTTATAGACTGGAAGCCTATCAAGTAAAGGTTGTGCCAAAGGGTACTTGGTTTAACCGCGGAGATAAAGCTTTTGCGAAAAAAGATAAAACATCCGTTGTTTATAGTACGCATGTACAAAAATTAGGTTGGTTGGAACCATCAAAAGACGGTGCGATTAATGGGACACAGGAACGTTCATTGCGATTAGAAGCATTAACGATTGCATTAAATCATGATCGCTATAGTGGAGATATTACCTATTCGACTCATGTCCAAAAAAATGGTTGGATTAATCCAGTTTCTAATGGTGCAGTCAGTGGAACGACAGGAGAAGCAAAACGTTTAGAGGCACTAAAAATTAATCTCGATGGTGAGATTGCTCAATATTATGATGTCTATTATCGTACGTACGTTCAAACGTTTGGTTGGCTTGGATGGGCTAAAAACGGAATGCCTGCAGGATCTGAAGGCTTAGGTAAACGACTCGAAAGTGTCGAGATTAAACTGATTGAAAAAGGACATCCTGCTCCTAAAGTTTCTGCAGAAGAGTCATTTAAACATAGAAAAACTGTTTTTTTAGACATTGGACATGGTGGGGCTGATCCAGGTGCTCAGTACTATGGAACCAAAGAGAAGGATTTGAATTTACAAATCGGTCGTAGGATTCAAAGAGATTTAGAAAAAGCTGGATTTGCAGTTATTATGTCCAGAACGGCGGATACATATATGGATTTCAAAACAGAACGTTCACGCGTTGCTAATAACTCCGGAGCAGATATCTTTATAAGTCTGCACAATAATGCAATGCCAGGAAATGGTTATGTGAATGGGATTGAAACTTTCTATTATGAATACGACCCAGATTATGAACCAAAAATTAACAAAGAGATGCATAATGACCCAATGCGTATAGTTAAGAGTGGCGTTCTTGCGAAGGCAATTCATAATAATTTAATAGATTACACCGGGGCATACGATCGTGGTGTACGTCGCGAAACGTTTGCTGTTCTTAGAGAAACAGCTTTACCAGCTGTTCTTTTAGAGTTTGGTTTTATGAGTAACTTGAATGAGTTACAGAAGCTAAAAAGTGAAGCATATCAAAATAAATTGTCTCACGCTGTATCTAATGGTGTAAAGAGTTATTTCACAACATACTAA
- a CDS encoding lipopolysaccharide biosynthesis protein, whose product MATNEFKTGMFFSALGKYSNVIIQLLVNAILSRILTPADYGVVSIVQIFIEFFNLLADMGFGPAIIQNKTLTDEDIGSIFKFSVYLAIVLSVVFMVLGYPVSIFYDNPTYIPIFVILGFSVLFFALLVVPKAVIQKRKDFKTVNQILVLTGVIKGIVSIIFALLGFKYYAIVIGSLVQAIINFLFYYRKTKISTRIKMDLEPIKKIWAFSRNQFSFNFINYFSRNFDSILIGRVFSAGALGYYNKSYQLSLYPNQILAGIITPVIQPIMSEFENNIQVIKNTYLKITRILANIGVPLSVFCVFVGHDIIIFIFGTQWEASVLSFQILSVSIWLQMIASSTGAFYQSSNRTDLLLFSGIQSMILNVSSIAIGVYLGGIETVAMMVTISFSINFLVNNYLLMYRIFESGYLELIKELIKPFIAGSLQLIVFFLLPDMPFNVFYNLLIKGIIFVFVFIIGLIVTGQLKETIKVLKK is encoded by the coding sequence ATGGCAACCAATGAATTTAAGACGGGAATGTTTTTCAGTGCGCTAGGGAAATATTCTAACGTTATTATCCAACTATTAGTTAATGCGATATTATCTCGAATCTTAACACCAGCTGATTATGGTGTTGTCTCGATTGTACAAATTTTCATTGAATTTTTTAACTTGCTGGCAGACATGGGATTTGGACCTGCAATTATCCAAAATAAAACACTAACAGATGAAGATATCGGAAGTATTTTCAAGTTTTCAGTTTACTTAGCTATCGTATTATCAGTGGTGTTTATGGTACTTGGATACCCCGTAAGCATATTCTATGATAATCCAACTTATATTCCAATATTTGTAATCTTGGGATTTTCAGTGTTATTTTTTGCATTATTGGTGGTTCCTAAAGCTGTTATCCAAAAAAGAAAAGATTTTAAAACAGTAAATCAAATATTAGTTTTAACAGGGGTTATCAAAGGGATTGTATCAATAATCTTTGCTTTACTTGGATTCAAGTATTATGCAATTGTAATCGGAAGTCTCGTCCAAGCGATTATTAACTTTCTGTTTTATTATCGTAAAACAAAAATTTCAACAAGAATTAAAATGGACTTGGAACCAATTAAGAAAATATGGGCTTTTTCGAGAAATCAGTTTAGTTTTAACTTTATCAACTACTTCTCGCGGAATTTTGATAGTATCTTAATTGGTCGTGTCTTCAGTGCAGGAGCACTTGGATACTATAACAAGTCCTATCAATTATCACTCTATCCCAATCAAATTTTGGCTGGAATAATTACACCCGTTATTCAACCAATCATGTCAGAATTTGAAAATAATATTCAAGTTATTAAAAATACGTATTTAAAAATTACACGTATATTAGCGAATATTGGTGTTCCATTATCTGTCTTCTGTGTCTTTGTAGGACATGATATTATCATTTTTATTTTCGGAACTCAGTGGGAAGCAAGTGTGCTGTCCTTTCAAATTCTATCTGTTTCAATTTGGCTTCAAATGATTGCGAGCAGCACGGGAGCATTTTATCAATCGTCAAACCGCACGGATTTGTTGCTGTTTTCAGGCATACAGTCTATGATTTTAAATGTTTCCTCTATTGCAATTGGTGTTTATCTTGGTGGCATTGAAACAGTAGCGATGATGGTTACCATCTCTTTTTCGATTAACTTTTTGGTGAATAATTATTTGCTAATGTATCGTATATTCGAATCTGGTTATCTAGAATTGATAAAAGAACTTATAAAGCCATTTATCGCTGGAAGTTTGCAATTAATCGTATTCTTTTTATTGCCGGATATGCCGTTTAATGTCTTTTATAACTTGTTGATTAAAGGGATAATATTCGTATTTGTATTCATAATTGGACTGATAGTGACGGGCCAATTAAAAGAAACGATTAAAGTACTCAAGAAATAA